The bacterium genome includes a region encoding these proteins:
- a CDS encoding DNA adenine methylase, producing MSTQLHSPIQWFGGKQLLAKKLLALIPEHHTYVEPFGGGGSLLLTKDPSPVEVYNDLDGDLVNFFRVLRDPAQFADFYQRAWLSPYSREEYSFCKDHLNDNPDPIERARRFFVLARFSFSGVLGNAFGLGVTSSSRGMAEKASAYKNVLCMLPLISERLSRVEIECYDFRRILKIYDTPETFFYLDPPYVPSTRKGGSYRCEMTEEDHRDLVELLRHVTGKVMLSGYPNELYDTLGWDKQEWEVNCKAAGRTRASGLQGEGHVSERQKRVECVWRNY from the coding sequence ATGTCCACACAACTTCATTCCCCGATTCAATGGTTTGGCGGTAAACAACTGCTCGCCAAAAAGCTCCTGGCACTCATTCCCGAGCATCATACCTATGTAGAGCCGTTCGGAGGTGGAGGCTCACTGCTACTAACCAAGGACCCAAGTCCGGTCGAGGTATACAACGACCTTGACGGCGACCTGGTCAACTTCTTTCGAGTCCTCCGCGATCCTGCTCAATTTGCGGACTTCTATCAGCGCGCCTGGCTGAGTCCCTATAGTCGGGAAGAATACAGCTTCTGTAAAGACCATCTCAATGACAATCCCGATCCAATAGAGCGAGCACGCAGATTCTTTGTGCTGGCCAGGTTCAGCTTTAGCGGTGTTCTCGGTAATGCATTTGGCCTGGGTGTCACGTCGTCATCGCGTGGAATGGCCGAAAAAGCGTCGGCATATAAAAACGTGCTCTGTATGCTTCCGCTTATTTCAGAGAGGCTCTCCAGAGTGGAGATTGAGTGCTACGACTTCCGCAGGATTCTCAAGATATACGACACGCCGGAAACGTTCTTCTACCTCGATCCGCCTTACGTGCCGAGCACACGAAAGGGCGGCAGTTATCGATGCGAAATGACGGAAGAGGACCACCGTGACCTGGTGGAGCTGCTCCGGCACGTCACGGGCAAGGTGATGCTCTCCGGCTATCCTAATGAGCTATACGACACCCTCGGCTGGGATAAACAGGAATGGGAGGTCAACTGTAAAGCTGCCGGCCGCACGCGGGCAAGCGGGCTGCAGGGGGAAGGGCATGTGTCTGAAAGGCAAAAGAGGGTTGAGTGCGTGTGGAGGAATTATTGA
- the cas1 gene encoding type II CRISPR-associated endonuclease Cas1, with amino-acid sequence MAWRTVVVSNPAKLRVQNDQLVIQQQTAVNLPVEDISVLVLESPEVTLSSALLDRLAQHGVTLFACDRRHLPSLIATPFASHSRLAGIQRMQLDASIPFQKRCWQTIIKRKIANQARCLELLGNTTSKRVGTLVSHVLSGDSGNAESTAARVYFQAAFGLAFNRSEEDTLNHALNYGYAIMRGAVARGLTGHGFITSLGIHHRSELNQFNLADDFIEPLRPVVDLCAANMSLGGELTKSNREKLVALLHADVLVDGKCHAVHYAAELMAASFLAACREKDARLLKLPQLLPLKMHEYE; translated from the coding sequence TTGGCTTGGAGAACGGTAGTAGTATCAAATCCTGCAAAACTACGAGTTCAAAATGATCAATTGGTAATCCAGCAACAGACTGCTGTGAATCTTCCTGTGGAAGACATCAGTGTCCTGGTGCTGGAGTCGCCTGAAGTGACTCTCTCATCGGCACTTCTTGACAGGCTTGCGCAACATGGTGTCACATTGTTCGCCTGTGACAGACGTCACTTACCTAGCCTGATCGCCACACCTTTTGCATCGCACAGCAGACTTGCAGGCATCCAGCGAATGCAGTTGGATGCAAGTATACCTTTCCAAAAGCGCTGCTGGCAAACGATCATCAAGCGCAAGATAGCAAATCAGGCTCGCTGCCTTGAGCTTCTTGGAAACACCACATCAAAACGTGTCGGCACTCTTGTCTCTCATGTATTGAGCGGAGATTCAGGCAATGCAGAGTCTACCGCTGCCAGAGTCTACTTTCAAGCTGCATTTGGACTAGCATTCAATCGCAGTGAAGAAGACACTCTCAATCACGCCCTCAACTATGGTTATGCCATTATGCGTGGCGCTGTGGCCAGAGGACTTACCGGTCATGGGTTTATTACATCTCTTGGCATTCACCATCGCAGCGAACTCAATCAGTTCAACCTTGCCGATGACTTTATCGAGCCGCTCCGTCCGGTAGTTGATCTATGCGCAGCTAATATGAGCTTGGGTGGCGAGTTGACAAAATCGAACCGTGAAAAGCTGGTGGCTTTACTCCATGCTGATGTTTTGGTAGACGGCAAATGCCATGCCGTCCATTATGCAGCAGAACTTATGGCAGCATCCTTTCTTGCTGCCTGTAGAGAAAAAGATGCAAGGTTGCTTAAGCTGCCGCAACTACTGCCGCTAAAGATGCACGAGTATGAGTAG
- the cas2 gene encoding CRISPR-associated endonuclease Cas2, which translates to MRLVVLYDLPVVSRVHKKAYVRFHKFLLRDGYDMVQYSVYARICNGQDAINKHVARLKANLPNDGCVRCMQVTEKQFADILVLVGEKKKKENQKYANQLTFF; encoded by the coding sequence ATGAGACTGGTTGTATTATACGATCTTCCGGTTGTGAGTAGAGTGCACAAAAAAGCCTATGTCAGGTTTCATAAGTTCCTACTGCGTGACGGCTATGATATGGTGCAGTATTCTGTATACGCAAGAATCTGCAATGGACAAGATGCAATAAACAAGCATGTAGCCCGACTAAAGGCAAATTTGCCAAATGATGGTTGTGTACGATGTATGCAGGTTACTGAGAAACAGTTCGCGGATATTCTAGTATTGGTCGGAGAAAAAAAGAAGAAAGAAAATCAAAAATACGCAAACCAGCTGACGTTTTTTTGA
- a CDS encoding N-acetylmuramoyl-L-alanine amidase → MRVCLDPGHGHKPTGATGAHGNGITEDNWALNFALRLGHYLRAMGARTVFTREGDSFVSLQSRAAIACKNGCDLFLSIHLNAGPSSARGAEAFIAAPDKQSGAAAKKILHVIGGQGMKLRGVKLDNQSQHSSLYVLRNTYRHMRAVLVEVGFLTNSADVRMLTDKYWIEQAAQAIAAAILA, encoded by the coding sequence ATGCGAGTATGTCTCGACCCCGGCCATGGCCATAAGCCAACAGGCGCAACCGGCGCTCACGGCAACGGAATAACCGAAGACAACTGGGCGCTGAACTTTGCTCTGCGCCTTGGGCATTATTTACGCGCTATGGGAGCAAGGACCGTATTCACCCGTGAGGGCGATTCGTTTGTATCGCTGCAGAGTCGAGCAGCCATAGCATGCAAAAACGGCTGCGATTTGTTCCTCTCGATCCATCTCAACGCCGGACCATCATCTGCACGTGGAGCCGAAGCATTTATAGCCGCGCCGGACAAGCAGAGTGGCGCGGCTGCAAAGAAAATCCTGCACGTTATAGGTGGGCAAGGAATGAAGTTGCGCGGAGTAAAGCTGGATAACCAGAGTCAGCACAGCAGCTTGTATGTCTTGAGAAATACTTACAGACATATGCGGGCAGTCCTGGTAGAGGTAGGTTTTCTTACCAACAGCGCAGATGTTCGGATGCTGACCGATAAATACTGGATCGAGCAGGCTGCGCAGGCTATAGCCGCAGCGATTCTGGCCTGA